One Odocoileus virginianus isolate 20LAN1187 ecotype Illinois chromosome 4, Ovbor_1.2, whole genome shotgun sequence DNA segment encodes these proteins:
- the CD200R1 gene encoding cell surface glycoprotein CD200 receptor 1 isoform X2, whose protein sequence is MPCVWITSDLQLQLILTLFLVAECFSAGMKGPITSNNSMQQMDNGNHSSDSIITSSMDRKQSTVTLPTEANTSLLVLVGTKSVLYCPPVLRTNVLVATWEIVLRDKPPFFRAFRRDTNQTTTENCTDERIIWASRPDENLALLIYPVAITHDGNYTCHIVTRDGNFQHGYHLQVLVPPEVTLIQTENGTAVCKAAAGKPAAQISWTPEGDCVTEQEPYWGDGTVTVQSTCRWGGHNVPAVSCFVSHLTGNKSLSIQLERDTNILSLSSILYIILPVFIILVIVGSIWLLKSRGYSLFLFLQKM, encoded by the exons AATGCTTCAGTGCGGGAATGAAAGGTCCTATAACATCAAACAACTCAATGCAGCAGATGGACAATGGCAATCACAGTTCAG ATTCAATAATTACTTCATCTATGGACAGAAAGCAGAGCACTGTAACACTTCCTACAGAAG cTAATACTTCACTATTGGTACTAGTGGGTACAAAGTCTGTGCTCTATTGCCCTCCTGTGCTGCGGACAAATGTGCTGGTAGCAACATGGGAAATAGTCCTCAGAGACAAGCCACCCTTCTTCAGAGCCTTTAGGCGTGATACGAATCAGACCACAACAGAAAACTGTACAGATGAGAGAATAATTTGGGCCTCCAGACCTGATGAGAATCTTGCTCTTCTGATTTATCCAGTGGCCATCACTCATGATGGGAATTACACGTGTCATATAGTAACACGTGATGGGAATTTCCAACATGGATATCACCTCCAAGTGTTAG TGCCCCCTGAGGTGACCCTGATTCAAACTGAGAATGGAACTGCAGTGTGCAAAGCAGCTGCAGGGAAACCAGCTGCACAGATCTCCTGGACCCCAGAGGGTGATTGTGTCACTGAGCAAGAGCCTTACTGGGGTGATGGCACAGTGACTGTCCAGAGTACATGCCGCTGGGGGGGCCACAATGTGCCTGCTGTGTCCTGCTTTGTCTCCCACTTGACTGGCAACAAGAGTCTGTCCATACAGCTGGAAAGAG ATACCAATATATTATCACtttcaagtattttatatatcattCTCCCTGTTTTTATTATCTTGGTCATCGTGGGATCCATTTGGcttttgaaaagcagaggctACAG cttgtttttatttttacagaaaatgtaa
- the CD200R1 gene encoding cell surface glycoprotein CD200 receptor 1 isoform X1 produces MPCVWITSDLQLQLILTLFLVAECFSAGMKGPITSNNSMQQMDNGNHSSDSIITSSMDRKQSTVTLPTEANTSLLVLVGTKSVLYCPPVLRTNVLVATWEIVLRDKPPFFRAFRRDTNQTTTENCTDERIIWASRPDENLALLIYPVAITHDGNYTCHIVTRDGNFQHGYHLQVLVPPEVTLIQTENGTAVCKAAAGKPAAQISWTPEGDCVTEQEPYWGDGTVTVQSTCRWGGHNVPAVSCFVSHLTGNKSLSIQLERDTNILSLSSILYIILPVFIILVIVGSIWLLKSRGYRKCKFKKTEHAPVVEEDEMEPYASYTEKNNPLYDITNRVKTSQVLQSEADGMNLHTIYVPGV; encoded by the exons AATGCTTCAGTGCGGGAATGAAAGGTCCTATAACATCAAACAACTCAATGCAGCAGATGGACAATGGCAATCACAGTTCAG ATTCAATAATTACTTCATCTATGGACAGAAAGCAGAGCACTGTAACACTTCCTACAGAAG cTAATACTTCACTATTGGTACTAGTGGGTACAAAGTCTGTGCTCTATTGCCCTCCTGTGCTGCGGACAAATGTGCTGGTAGCAACATGGGAAATAGTCCTCAGAGACAAGCCACCCTTCTTCAGAGCCTTTAGGCGTGATACGAATCAGACCACAACAGAAAACTGTACAGATGAGAGAATAATTTGGGCCTCCAGACCTGATGAGAATCTTGCTCTTCTGATTTATCCAGTGGCCATCACTCATGATGGGAATTACACGTGTCATATAGTAACACGTGATGGGAATTTCCAACATGGATATCACCTCCAAGTGTTAG TGCCCCCTGAGGTGACCCTGATTCAAACTGAGAATGGAACTGCAGTGTGCAAAGCAGCTGCAGGGAAACCAGCTGCACAGATCTCCTGGACCCCAGAGGGTGATTGTGTCACTGAGCAAGAGCCTTACTGGGGTGATGGCACAGTGACTGTCCAGAGTACATGCCGCTGGGGGGGCCACAATGTGCCTGCTGTGTCCTGCTTTGTCTCCCACTTGACTGGCAACAAGAGTCTGTCCATACAGCTGGAAAGAG ATACCAATATATTATCACtttcaagtattttatatatcattCTCCCTGTTTTTATTATCTTGGTCATCGTGGGATCCATTTGGcttttgaaaagcagaggctACAG aaaatgtaaatttaaaaaaacagaacatgCTCCTGTTGTTGAAGAG GATGAAATGGAACCCTATGCCAGCTACACAGAGAAGAACAATCCACTTTATGATATTACAAACAGGGTGAAGACATCTCAGGTATTACAAAGTGAAGCTGATGGGATGAATCTCCATACTATATATGTTCCTGGAGTGTAA